In a genomic window of Desulfuromonas sp.:
- a CDS encoding glycosyl transferase: MTFTLALALAALLVNIVVGIDLIRGNRMIRSLQAVEPVLPAHIPRVSVIVPARNEERNIGAALAAMQQLDYPDLELILVNDRSDDATASIMDAIAKDDPRMQVVHVTELPAGWLGKNNALWLGAARASGELLLFTDADIVMAPSLIRRAVAYLVSEKVDHLVVTPRMEMPGRLLPMFGLTFMLVFAMFTRPWKARDPKSRAHIGIGAFNLVRAESYRACGGHEAIRLRPDDDLKLGKLIKKNGFAQDIVAGPDFMSVEWYSTVGEVVRGLEKNTFAGVDYRLWMAAGGVIVLFLLLLWPFLALLFTVGATRYLNLLIVAIIVLLLINCADANKLSRWYVIGFPLALALFIWILIRTTTLNLVQGGITWRGTFYRLAELKGNRI; encoded by the coding sequence ATGACCTTTACCCTTGCTCTCGCCCTTGCGGCGCTGCTGGTCAATATCGTCGTCGGCATCGACCTGATCCGCGGCAACCGGATGATCCGTTCCCTGCAGGCGGTTGAGCCGGTACTCCCTGCCCACATCCCGCGGGTCAGCGTCATCGTGCCGGCGCGCAACGAGGAGCGCAACATCGGCGCGGCCCTCGCCGCCATGCAGCAGCTCGATTATCCCGACCTTGAACTGATCCTGGTGAATGATCGTTCCGACGATGCCACCGCTTCGATCATGGATGCGATCGCCAAGGATGATCCGCGGATGCAGGTGGTGCATGTCACCGAGTTGCCGGCCGGCTGGCTCGGCAAGAACAACGCCCTCTGGCTCGGCGCAGCGCGGGCGAGCGGCGAGCTGCTGCTCTTCACCGACGCCGATATCGTGATGGCGCCGTCGCTGATCAGACGGGCGGTCGCCTACCTGGTTTCCGAAAAGGTCGATCATCTCGTGGTGACGCCGCGTATGGAGATGCCGGGCCGCCTGCTGCCGATGTTCGGTCTCACCTTCATGCTCGTGTTCGCCATGTTCACCCGGCCGTGGAAGGCGCGTGATCCGAAAAGCAGGGCCCATATCGGTATCGGCGCTTTCAACCTGGTTCGCGCCGAAAGCTACCGCGCCTGCGGCGGCCATGAAGCGATCCGTCTGCGCCCGGATGACGACCTCAAGCTCGGCAAACTGATCAAGAAAAACGGCTTTGCCCAGGATATTGTCGCCGGCCCCGACTTCATGTCGGTCGAGTGGTACAGCACGGTCGGCGAGGTCGTACGCGGCCTCGAGAAGAACACGTTCGCCGGGGTCGATTATCGGCTCTGGATGGCCGCTGGCGGCGTGATCGTCCTCTTCCTCTTGCTGCTCTGGCCTTTCTTGGCGCTGCTCTTTACCGTCGGCGCAACCCGCTACCTTAACCTGCTGATCGTCGCCATCATTGTTCTGCTGTTGATCAATTGCGCCGATGCCAACAAGCTCAGCCGCTGGTACGTTATCGGCTTCCCGCTCGCCCTGGCGCTCTTTATCTGGATCCTTATCCGTACCACCACTCTCAACCTGGTGCAGGGCGGTATTACCTGGCGCGGGACCTTTTATCGACTTGCAGAGCTTAAGGGGAACAGAATTTGA
- a CDS encoding lactate utilization protein — MSSALNRCHDALIRNGFDVYLAASREEAKQIFFEQIFPDFRNDLISWADSLTIEATGVLEDLLANPGLNMIKTFDPEAGGREIVERRCQALLADLFLTGSNAVTECGKLVSLDMIGNRTAAIAFGPKNVVQFIGRNKIVPDLEAAMARVKNIAAPINAKRHNMATPCVKTGRCHDCSSPQRICTTWTIMDKCYPKGRIRVVLIDEELGL; from the coding sequence ATGTCTTCAGCATTAAACAGGTGCCACGATGCATTGATCCGGAACGGCTTCGATGTTTACCTCGCCGCCTCCCGGGAAGAGGCGAAGCAGATTTTTTTCGAGCAGATCTTTCCGGATTTCAGGAACGACCTGATCTCCTGGGCCGATTCATTGACCATTGAAGCGACCGGCGTGCTCGAGGATCTGCTCGCTAATCCCGGGCTCAACATGATCAAAACCTTCGATCCCGAAGCAGGAGGACGCGAGATCGTCGAGCGCCGCTGTCAGGCCCTGCTCGCCGACCTCTTCCTCACCGGCTCCAACGCCGTCACCGAGTGCGGCAAGTTGGTCAGCCTCGATATGATCGGCAACCGCACCGCGGCGATCGCCTTCGGGCCGAAGAACGTCGTGCAGTTCATCGGCCGCAACAAGATTGTACCCGATCTCGAGGCGGCGATGGCGCGGGTCAAGAACATCGCGGCGCCAATAAACGCCAAACGGCACAATATGGCCACCCCCTGTGTCAAGACCGGCCGCTGCCACGACTGCAGCTCGCCGCAGCGGATCTGCACCACCTGGACGATCATGGACAAGTGTTACCCGAAGGGGCGGATCAGGGTGGTGCTGATTGACGAAGAGTTGGGGCTGTAA